From Halapricum desulfuricans, a single genomic window includes:
- a CDS encoding glutamate synthase subunit beta yields the protein MSKDHPDGYLKNEREPIHKRDPDERKGDFEEIWEQKWDEDHLKSQGERCMSCGTPACMSGCPIGNIIPDWNDLVYRGDWKRALERLHATNNFPEFTGYNCPAPCENTCTLKYNDDPVTIKSIERAIVDRGWEEGWIEPDPPQQRTDEEVAIVGSGPAGLAAAQQLNRAGHHVTVYERDENPGGLMRYGIPDAKFSKAKVERRIDQLRQEGITFECGVEVGEDIPVETLETEYDAACIAVGSQKPIELPIEGRELDGIHRAMEYLPRANPGQSDGMAVPEAMDADGKSVVVLGGGDTGADCVGTAHRQGAEQVVQIELLPKPPEERPDGNQWPDQPQTYEKSYSQEEGGVEEYCVDTQAFRDTDGDGAVDTLVADRVEWDEGEDGDWEKTVVEEDIHVDADMVLLAVGFTGPESTPFDPLDIEMTENGTFATDDSHMTSVDGVFAAGDANSGPSLIVWAIGDGRDVARHIDEYLTGETDLPPSLETPNELVVSRQ from the coding sequence ATGAGCAAGGACCACCCCGACGGCTATCTGAAGAACGAGCGCGAACCGATCCACAAGCGCGATCCCGACGAGCGCAAGGGCGACTTCGAGGAGATCTGGGAACAGAAGTGGGATGAGGATCACCTCAAGTCCCAGGGCGAGCGCTGCATGTCCTGTGGGACGCCGGCCTGTATGAGCGGGTGCCCGATCGGGAACATCATTCCCGACTGGAACGACCTCGTGTACCGGGGCGACTGGAAGCGGGCGCTCGAACGGCTGCACGCGACCAACAACTTCCCCGAATTCACGGGCTACAACTGTCCGGCACCCTGTGAGAACACCTGCACCCTCAAGTACAACGACGACCCGGTGACGATCAAGTCCATCGAGCGGGCGATCGTCGACAGGGGCTGGGAAGAAGGCTGGATCGAGCCCGACCCGCCCCAGCAGCGGACCGACGAGGAAGTCGCGATCGTCGGCTCCGGGCCGGCGGGGCTGGCCGCCGCACAGCAACTGAACCGGGCTGGCCACCACGTTACTGTCTACGAACGTGACGAGAATCCCGGTGGGCTGATGCGGTACGGGATTCCTGACGCCAAGTTCAGCAAGGCGAAGGTCGAGCGGCGGATCGACCAACTGCGCCAGGAGGGGATCACCTTCGAGTGCGGCGTCGAGGTCGGCGAGGACATCCCCGTCGAGACGCTCGAGACGGAGTACGACGCCGCGTGTATCGCTGTCGGCTCCCAGAAGCCGATCGAACTACCGATCGAGGGCCGCGAACTGGACGGGATCCACCGGGCGATGGAGTATCTGCCCCGGGCCAATCCCGGCCAGAGCGACGGGATGGCCGTCCCCGAAGCGATGGACGCCGACGGCAAGAGCGTCGTCGTCCTGGGCGGCGGTGATACCGGCGCGGACTGCGTCGGAACGGCCCACCGACAGGGAGCCGAGCAGGTCGTCCAGATCGAACTCCTGCCGAAGCCGCCCGAGGAACGTCCCGACGGCAACCAGTGGCCCGACCAGCCCCAGACCTACGAGAAGTCCTACTCCCAGGAGGAAGGCGGCGTCGAGGAGTACTGCGTCGACACCCAGGCGTTCCGGGATACTGACGGCGACGGCGCGGTCGACACGCTGGTCGCTGACCGCGTCGAGTGGGACGAGGGCGAGGACGGCGACTGGGAGAAGACAGTCGTCGAGGAGGACATCCACGTCGACGCGGACATGGTGTTGCTCGCGGTCGGGTTCACCGGCCCCGAGTCGACGCCGTTCGACCCGCTTGACATCGAGATGACCGAAAACGGGACCTTCGCGACCGACGACAGCCACATGACGAGCGTCGACGGCGTCTTCGCCGCCGGTGATGCCAACTCCGGTCCCTCGCTGATCGTCTGGGCGATCGGGGACGGACGGGACGTCGCTCGCCACATCGACGAGTACCTCACCGGCGAGACGGACCTGCCACCCAGCCTGGAGACGCCGAACGAACTGGTCGTCTCGCGACAGTAG
- a CDS encoding rSAM-partnered protein produces the protein MPARPTARTTDGRDADGTIPAKEWVVFTRETPTDPAVHTGTVRADDEIDARERAASLFPGVAARWLCPADAIDRDSSTPLEAGEPA, from the coding sequence ATGCCAGCTCGACCAACGGCACGGACGACGGACGGCCGGGACGCCGACGGGACGATCCCCGCAAAGGAGTGGGTCGTGTTCACTCGTGAGACGCCGACGGATCCGGCGGTACATACCGGAACCGTCCGGGCGGACGACGAAATAGACGCTCGCGAGCGCGCGGCGTCGTTGTTCCCGGGCGTTGCCGCGCGGTGGCTCTGTCCGGCGGATGCGATCGATCGCGACAGCTCGACGCCGCTAGAAGCGGGTGAGCCCGCATGA
- a CDS encoding radical SAM/SPASM domain-containing protein has protein sequence MIQLDTLLCGCEHPASASLGDPDVEWVLEDGELLGDRDPLSPSERLAVVDQLAEFGIETLRLSGTAGIDADAIDELVGRAAEQDVETTLRLNGEQLDRDRLESLADAGLDRISVVVKGLSTPRQKHTASDATDTALETLRAAEGIDLATELRFPLQAESAVDMEEIYDLAGLLSADRFRLAHVPDDDLDDERRRRAVRRLADLTRDAHERGNHLETVLSGGIDAGYVTEYTRDRLDGECATNVRESLRERLGTAPSPPVAKIGPAGSVYPGPFWDRYALGSVRDRPFGAIWTDESNPLLERLRHEEAALPDRCRHCEFGDVCSGGSRGRALVAHDDPFEPDPVCYVDKERAASGSTVESTAD, from the coding sequence ATGATCCAGCTCGACACGCTCCTCTGTGGCTGTGAGCATCCGGCGTCTGCATCGCTCGGCGATCCCGACGTCGAATGGGTGCTCGAAGACGGAGAGCTACTCGGCGACCGGGATCCGCTCTCGCCGTCGGAGCGACTCGCCGTGGTCGATCAGCTCGCCGAATTCGGTATCGAGACCCTGCGGCTGTCCGGTACGGCCGGCATCGACGCCGACGCGATCGACGAGCTCGTCGGACGAGCCGCCGAGCAGGACGTGGAAACGACGCTTCGACTCAACGGTGAGCAACTCGACCGGGACCGTCTCGAGTCGCTTGCGGACGCCGGGCTCGATCGGATCAGCGTCGTCGTGAAAGGGCTGTCGACGCCCCGGCAGAAACACACCGCGTCCGACGCGACGGATACCGCACTGGAGACGCTCCGGGCGGCCGAGGGTATCGATCTGGCGACCGAGTTGCGCTTCCCGCTGCAGGCCGAGAGCGCGGTCGACATGGAGGAGATATACGACCTCGCTGGACTGCTATCGGCCGATCGGTTCCGGCTCGCGCACGTACCGGACGACGACCTCGACGACGAGCGCCGCCGCCGCGCGGTTCGCCGGCTCGCGGATCTGACCCGGGACGCCCACGAGCGGGGCAATCACCTGGAGACGGTTCTGAGCGGCGGGATCGACGCCGGATACGTGACCGAATACACCCGCGACCGTCTCGACGGGGAGTGTGCGACCAACGTTCGCGAGTCGCTCCGGGAACGGCTCGGGACCGCCCCGTCACCGCCGGTCGCGAAGATCGGACCGGCCGGGTCGGTGTACCCGGGCCCGTTCTGGGACCGGTACGCGCTCGGGTCGGTACGCGACCGGCCGTTCGGCGCGATCTGGACCGACGAATCCAACCCGCTGCTGGAGCGGCTCCGCCACGAGGAAGCCGCGCTGCCCGACCGCTGTCGCCACTGTGAGTTCGGCGACGTCTGCAGTGGCGGTTCGCGCGGGCGTGCGCTGGTCGCTCACGACGATCCGTTCGAGCCGGATCCAGTCTGTTACGTGGATAAAGAGAGAGCAGCGAGCGGTTCTACAGTCGAGTCGACGGCGGACTGA
- a CDS encoding 2,5-diamino-6-(ribosylamino)-4(3H)-pyrimidinone 5'-phosphate reductase → MHVIVNAAMSVDGKLSTRHREQVAISGAEDFDRVDALRADSDAVMVGVGTVLADDPSLTVDDRERIDARTERGDPPQPARVIADSRLRTPTDATVYDDAAETILLASDTATDQALTEARTKGATVVTAGEDRVDLSVAFDRLETHGIEQVMVEGGGELVFSLFEAGLVDELSVFVGSIMIGGRDAPTLSDGDGFTDRFPQLRLRDIERIDDGALLRYHVSGR, encoded by the coding sequence ATGCACGTCATCGTCAACGCTGCGATGAGCGTCGACGGGAAACTCTCGACACGACACCGCGAGCAAGTCGCGATCAGCGGTGCCGAGGACTTCGACCGCGTCGACGCACTCCGGGCCGACAGCGACGCGGTGATGGTCGGTGTCGGCACCGTCCTGGCCGACGATCCGTCGCTGACCGTCGACGATCGCGAGCGGATCGACGCCCGGACCGAGCGTGGTGACCCGCCCCAACCGGCGCGGGTGATCGCCGACTCGCGGCTGCGCACTCCCACCGACGCGACCGTCTACGACGACGCCGCAGAGACGATCTTGCTGGCCAGTGACACCGCGACCGACCAGGCCCTCACCGAGGCACGAACGAAAGGTGCGACCGTCGTCACTGCCGGTGAGGACCGTGTGGACCTGTCGGTGGCATTCGACCGACTGGAAACCCACGGCATCGAGCAGGTGATGGTCGAGGGCGGTGGCGAACTCGTGTTCTCGCTGTTCGAGGCCGGCCTCGTGGACGAGCTCTCCGTGTTCGTCGGTTCGATAATGATCGGCGGGCGCGACGCCCCGACGCTTTCGGACGGCGACGGCTTCACTGACCGATTCCCGCAACTGCGGCTGCGCGATATCGAGCGGATCGACGACGGCGCTCTCTTGCGGTATCACGTCTCCGGGCGATAA
- a CDS encoding PHP domain-containing protein, translating into MLSVELHVHSSLSYDGRDSVDALLERAQNASLDALAITDHDEFDASREAVEKAPAYDLVGIPGMEVTSDAGHVLALGISEAIPSGLPFVETLDRIHDHGGIAVVPHPFQESRSGVMANISRVELARADAIEVYNSRLLTGYANKQAREFATEHGIPMTAGSDAHIAEMVGRAITNVDADERSVEAILSAIAEGRTEIEGKRTPWHISFKQAAGGAKRRVRSRLADFFE; encoded by the coding sequence GTGCTCTCGGTCGAGCTTCACGTTCACTCCTCGCTATCCTACGACGGGCGTGACTCCGTCGATGCGCTGTTGGAGAGAGCGCAGAACGCGTCCCTCGATGCACTGGCAATCACTGATCACGACGAGTTCGACGCGAGCCGCGAGGCCGTCGAAAAAGCCCCCGCGTACGACCTCGTCGGTATCCCGGGGATGGAAGTGACCAGTGACGCCGGCCACGTGCTGGCGCTCGGTATCTCCGAGGCGATCCCGTCGGGGCTGCCGTTCGTCGAGACGCTCGACCGGATCCACGATCACGGCGGTATCGCCGTCGTCCCACACCCGTTCCAGGAGTCACGGAGCGGCGTAATGGCGAACATCTCCCGGGTGGAACTGGCCCGCGCGGACGCGATCGAGGTCTACAACTCCCGGTTGCTGACCGGCTACGCCAACAAGCAGGCCCGGGAGTTCGCAACCGAGCACGGGATCCCGATGACGGCCGGCAGCGACGCCCACATCGCGGAGATGGTCGGCCGGGCGATCACGAACGTCGACGCCGACGAGCGATCGGTCGAGGCGATCCTCTCGGCGATCGCCGAGGGCCGAACGGAGATCGAGGGGAAACGAACTCCCTGGCATATCAGTTTCAAACAGGCCGCCGGCGGGGCGAAACGACGCGTCCGATCACGCCTGGCGGACTTCTTCGAATGA
- a CDS encoding GNAT family N-acetyltransferase — protein MEVTIRRADADDAASLDVLRAQALKAAFQTDYDRKTVGELVATVDSELASRIDDDRYLVVVAETEITIVAYAVADRQDGELVTIVTSPDYQRSGFASAVLDRIETAVVDAGHETLSATVPDSALAFFQARGFDPVETTTWHDLPASRVRKSL, from the coding sequence ATGGAAGTTACAATACGCCGAGCCGACGCTGACGACGCGGCGAGTCTCGACGTGCTCCGTGCACAGGCGCTCAAGGCGGCGTTTCAGACGGATTACGATCGGAAAACTGTCGGGGAACTGGTCGCGACTGTCGATTCTGAACTCGCGTCCCGGATCGACGACGACCGGTATCTCGTCGTCGTCGCCGAGACAGAGATCACGATCGTCGCATACGCCGTCGCCGACCGTCAGGACGGCGAACTGGTGACGATCGTGACGAGCCCGGACTATCAGCGGTCCGGCTTCGCCAGCGCCGTGCTCGACCGCATCGAGACAGCGGTCGTCGACGCCGGCCACGAGACGCTCTCGGCAACCGTCCCCGACTCCGCGCTGGCGTTTTTCCAAGCCCGCGGCTTCGATCCGGTCGAGACGACCACGTGGCACGATCTCCCCGCGAGCCGCGTCCGAAAATCGCTGTGA
- the gltB gene encoding glutamate synthase large subunit yields the protein MDSTDTGKNRQLLDETAQKANCGVGITLDLSGEHDHDIIEDGLDLLENLDHRGARGAEPDTGDGAGILIQKPHAFFADEVDGLGEFDEYGVGMVFLPNDEPSAQLRSLIETAADGEGFDVVAWRSVPTDNSSLGETAVETEPDIEQFFVEPQDDRSPEELDSDLYVLRRVIENRVAERDPPGSDRFYVCSLDRRKIVYKGLLTNAQVRQYYPDLSDERVVSRLAFVHSRFSTNTLGAWELAHPYRNIIHNGEINTLRGNLNWMQAREPDLDSPAFGSDIEKLKPITDEDQSDTAVVDNVLELLVESGRSMPHALRMLVPEAWEQNAQLDQDRKDWYRYHSTINEPWDGPALIAYTDGFKVGAVLDRNGLRPCRYAVTEDDRLVMASEAGALELQEENVAHRDRLQPGQLFYADPEEGGIVSDDEMFDSLTDEKYGEWLEEQEVRLDDLDDGVERTPTYVDDEIAAYQRAFGYTLDHVEHLVEPMAEDGKDPVGAMGNDTPLSVLSSRNKTLFTYFKQLFAQVSNPPIDYIREETVTSLEQHVGHQRNLLGESPEHCRQLHLESPILTRQQQATIEDIDRNGVTAETIDITYEKGGDLQTAVEAVREQAVEAIENGAELLVLSDRNTGPDRVPIPSLLATGGVHHHLVREGLRTRTGLLVESGQPCAVHHFATLVGYGADAVTPYLAYETIENLVHEGIVDHDAEAALAQYRHAVEDGIQKVMAKMGISTLESYKGAQIFEAVGLDSGFVEEYFRGTENRTEGIGIDELEADLLERHEYGFEADISGSLHLDQGGELNWRRDGEFHQWNPTTIGKLQNAAQNDDYEAYREFASVINDQQERLQTLRGLLAFDTESRESIPIEEVQPVEEITQRFFTGSMSFGSLSKEAHETLAAGMNRVGGFAGTGEGGEPTERFGTERECANKQVASGRFGVTSNYLANAEMLEIKMAQGSKPGEGGHLPGEKVNEIIADTRSTTPGVPLISPPPHHDIYSIEDLAQLIHDLKCSNPDAGVHVKLVSEAGIGIIAAGVSKAKADSVLISGAAGGTGASPKTSIKNAGLPWELGLAEAQQVLVENGLRSRIKVRVDGGMKTGRDVVVGALLGAEEYGFGTAPLITCGCLMLRQCHNNTCSVGVATQDEELRDRFPGDPEYVATYMRHMAQEVREYMAELGFRSIDEMIGRVDLLEQKEVDHPKAKHVDLSALLWEPEGDDTRKTTEQNHHLEEKLDQQLLDAARPAIEDGDSVHVDLAAGNEDRTLGAMLSSEVSKAHGEDGLPEDTVSIDVEGTGGQSFGAFLTNGITMELEGNANDYCGKGLSGGKLIVETPEAADYEAGENILIGNVALYGGTDGEAYFNGRAGERFGVRNSGVKTVVEGVGDHGCEYMTGGVAVILGDTGKNFGAGMSGGEAYVLDESGDFAENVNRDMVSMESVESDRDRQMIKRMIQNHVRYTGSEKGQEILDHFEEYVDQFVKVMPDAYAEVVRQHLEDGEDIRVSPPAAPTTAANPTEGDD from the coding sequence ATGGACAGCACCGATACCGGAAAAAATAGACAGCTGCTTGATGAGACGGCACAGAAGGCAAACTGTGGCGTCGGTATCACGCTCGATCTCTCCGGTGAGCACGATCACGATATCATCGAAGACGGACTCGATCTCCTGGAAAACCTCGATCATCGTGGGGCCCGCGGGGCGGAACCGGACACCGGCGACGGCGCCGGGATACTGATCCAGAAGCCGCACGCGTTCTTCGCCGACGAGGTCGACGGGCTCGGCGAGTTCGACGAGTACGGCGTGGGGATGGTCTTTCTGCCGAACGACGAGCCCAGCGCGCAACTCCGGTCGCTGATCGAGACGGCCGCCGATGGGGAGGGGTTCGACGTCGTCGCCTGGCGCTCGGTCCCGACCGACAACAGTTCTCTCGGTGAGACCGCCGTCGAGACTGAACCGGACATCGAACAGTTCTTCGTCGAGCCACAGGACGACCGCTCGCCCGAGGAACTCGACTCGGACCTGTACGTCCTCCGTCGCGTCATCGAGAACCGGGTCGCCGAGCGCGACCCTCCGGGCAGTGATCGGTTCTACGTCTGCTCGCTCGATCGCCGGAAGATCGTCTACAAGGGGCTGTTGACGAACGCACAGGTCAGGCAATACTACCCCGACCTCTCCGACGAGCGAGTCGTCTCCCGGCTCGCGTTCGTCCACTCGCGGTTCTCGACGAACACGCTGGGCGCGTGGGAACTCGCACATCCCTACCGCAACATCATCCACAACGGCGAGATCAACACGCTCCGGGGCAACCTCAACTGGATGCAGGCGCGCGAGCCCGATCTGGACAGTCCCGCGTTCGGTTCGGACATCGAGAAGCTCAAACCGATCACCGACGAGGACCAGAGCGATACCGCCGTCGTCGACAACGTCCTGGAGTTGCTCGTCGAGAGCGGTCGATCGATGCCCCACGCCCTCCGGATGCTCGTTCCCGAGGCCTGGGAGCAGAACGCCCAGCTCGATCAGGACCGGAAAGACTGGTATCGCTACCACTCGACGATCAACGAACCGTGGGACGGCCCGGCGCTGATCGCCTACACTGACGGGTTCAAAGTCGGCGCAGTCCTGGATCGGAACGGGCTCCGGCCGTGCCGGTACGCCGTCACGGAAGACGATCGGCTCGTGATGGCCAGCGAGGCCGGCGCGCTGGAACTCCAGGAGGAGAACGTCGCACACAGGGACCGTCTGCAGCCGGGGCAGCTGTTCTACGCCGACCCGGAGGAGGGCGGGATCGTCTCCGACGACGAGATGTTCGATAGCCTGACCGACGAGAAATACGGCGAGTGGCTCGAGGAACAGGAGGTCCGTCTGGACGATCTCGACGACGGCGTCGAACGGACGCCTACGTACGTCGACGACGAGATCGCTGCCTACCAGCGGGCGTTCGGCTACACGCTCGATCACGTCGAACACCTCGTCGAACCGATGGCCGAGGACGGCAAAGATCCGGTCGGCGCGATGGGCAACGACACGCCGCTGTCAGTCCTCTCCAGTCGCAACAAGACGCTGTTCACCTACTTCAAACAGCTGTTCGCACAGGTGTCGAACCCGCCGATCGACTACATCCGCGAGGAGACCGTCACCTCGCTGGAACAGCACGTCGGCCACCAGCGCAACCTCCTGGGAGAGAGCCCGGAGCACTGCCGACAGCTCCACCTGGAGTCGCCGATCCTCACGCGCCAGCAACAGGCGACGATCGAGGACATCGATCGGAACGGCGTCACCGCCGAGACGATCGACATCACCTACGAGAAGGGCGGCGACCTGCAAACGGCCGTCGAAGCCGTGCGCGAGCAGGCCGTCGAAGCGATCGAAAACGGCGCGGAACTGCTAGTCTTGTCCGACCGAAACACGGGCCCGGACCGCGTGCCGATCCCGAGCCTGCTGGCGACCGGCGGCGTCCATCATCACCTCGTCCGGGAGGGGCTGCGGACGCGCACCGGCCTGCTCGTCGAGAGCGGCCAGCCCTGCGCCGTCCATCACTTCGCCACGCTCGTCGGCTACGGCGCCGACGCCGTGACGCCGTATCTGGCCTACGAGACGATCGAGAACCTCGTCCACGAGGGGATCGTCGACCACGACGCCGAGGCGGCGCTGGCACAGTACCGCCACGCCGTCGAGGACGGCATCCAGAAGGTTATGGCCAAGATGGGCATCTCCACTCTGGAGAGTTACAAGGGCGCCCAGATTTTCGAGGCAGTCGGGCTGGATTCAGGGTTCGTCGAGGAGTACTTCCGCGGCACCGAGAACCGCACGGAAGGTATCGGTATCGACGAGCTCGAAGCCGACCTGCTCGAACGCCACGAGTACGGCTTCGAGGCCGACATCAGCGGCTCGCTGCACCTGGATCAGGGCGGCGAGCTCAACTGGCGCCGTGACGGCGAGTTCCACCAGTGGAACCCGACGACGATCGGCAAGCTCCAGAACGCGGCCCAGAACGACGACTACGAGGCCTACCGGGAGTTCGCGTCGGTCATCAACGACCAGCAGGAGCGACTGCAGACGCTCCGCGGACTGCTCGCGTTCGATACCGAGTCCAGAGAGTCGATCCCGATCGAGGAGGTCCAGCCGGTCGAGGAGATCACACAGCGCTTTTTCACGGGATCGATGTCCTTCGGCTCGCTGAGCAAGGAGGCTCACGAGACGCTGGCTGCGGGGATGAACCGCGTCGGCGGCTTCGCGGGCACCGGCGAGGGCGGCGAACCGACCGAGCGGTTCGGCACCGAACGCGAGTGTGCCAACAAGCAGGTCGCGTCCGGCCGGTTCGGCGTCACGAGCAACTACCTCGCCAACGCGGAGATGCTGGAGATCAAGATGGCTCAGGGCTCCAAGCCCGGCGAGGGCGGCCACCTGCCCGGCGAGAAGGTCAACGAGATCATCGCCGACACCCGGTCGACGACGCCCGGCGTGCCGCTGATCTCGCCGCCGCCCCACCACGACATCTACTCCATCGAGGATCTCGCCCAGTTGATCCACGACCTGAAGTGCTCGAATCCCGACGCCGGCGTCCACGTCAAACTCGTCTCCGAGGCGGGTATCGGCATTATCGCCGCCGGCGTCTCCAAAGCCAAAGCCGACTCGGTGCTCATCTCCGGAGCGGCCGGCGGGACCGGAGCCTCGCCCAAGACCTCGATCAAGAATGCGGGCCTGCCCTGGGAACTCGGCCTGGCCGAAGCCCAGCAGGTCCTCGTCGAGAACGGGCTGCGCTCGCGGATCAAAGTCCGGGTCGACGGCGGCATGAAGACGGGACGAGACGTCGTCGTCGGCGCGTTGCTCGGTGCCGAGGAATACGGGTTCGGCACGGCGCCGCTGATCACGTGTGGCTGTCTCATGCTCCGGCAGTGTCACAACAATACGTGTTCGGTCGGTGTGGCGACCCAGGACGAGGAGTTGCGCGATCGGTTCCCCGGCGATCCCGAGTACGTCGCCACCTACATGCGCCACATGGCACAGGAGGTCCGCGAGTACATGGCCGAACTCGGCTTCCGGTCGATCGACGAGATGATCGGCCGGGTCGACCTGCTCGAACAGAAAGAGGTGGACCACCCGAAAGCCAAACACGTCGACCTCTCGGCGCTCCTCTGGGAACCCGAGGGCGACGACACCAGGAAGACGACCGAACAGAACCACCACCTCGAGGAGAAACTCGACCAGCAGCTGCTCGATGCGGCCCGGCCGGCGATCGAGGACGGCGACAGCGTCCACGTCGATCTGGCGGCCGGCAACGAGGACCGGACGCTGGGCGCGATGCTGTCCTCTGAGGTCTCGAAGGCGCACGGCGAGGACGGACTACCCGAGGATACGGTCTCCATCGACGTCGAGGGAACTGGCGGCCAGAGCTTCGGCGCCTTCCTCACGAACGGGATCACGATGGAACTAGAGGGGAACGCCAACGACTACTGTGGCAAGGGCCTCTCGGGCGGCAAGCTGATCGTCGAGACGCCCGAAGCGGCCGACTACGAGGCCGGCGAGAACATCCTGATCGGCAACGTCGCCCTGTACGGTGGGACTGACGGCGAGGCCTACTTCAACGGTCGGGCCGGCGAGCGCTTCGGCGTCCGCAACTCCGGAGTCAAGACGGTCGTCGAGGGCGTCGGCGACCACGGCTGTGAGTACATGACCGGCGGAGTCGCGGTGATCCTCGGTGACACGGGCAAGAACTTCGGGGCCGGCATGTCCGGCGGCGAGGCCTACGTCCTCGACGAGAGCGGCGACTTCGCCGAGAACGTCAACAGAGACATGGTCTCCATGGAATCGGTCGAAAGCGACCGCGACAGACAGATGATCAAACGCATGATCCAAAACCACGTCCGCTATACGGGCAGCGAGAAAGGCCAGGAGATCCTCGATCACTTCGAGGAGTACGTCGACCAGTTCGTGAAGGTCATGCCCGACGCTTACGCCGAGGTCGTCCGCCAACATCTCGAAGACGGCGAGGACATCAGGGTCTCGCCGCCGGCCGCGCCGACCACGGCCGCGAACCCAACGGAGGGTGACGACTGA
- a CDS encoding asparagine synthase C-terminal domain-containing protein, with amino-acid sequence MHGASPAVVRAAIQRGDPLPGARGFAGEVDGMLVRDVLGRYPLFVDGESWAFDPSELADPEPFPAGHVRTAQGLERWGELPDPSVAEPSEGVAAVRSALERAFSTIDTDGLAIAFSGGVDSALLAAALEAPLYVAGFPDSHDVEAAKRGAALLDRELTVVELTHEDLEDAVPELVRATGRTNAMDIQIALPLYLVAERVAADGFDRLALGQGADELFGGYAKVAKAPEDPRLDSDTVRGATHEVIETLPDQLERDVLAVRAAGVEPVAPLLHDAVVEAALGLPGELLVEGETRKVALREAAWRWLPEELATKDKKAVQYGSLVARELDRLARQAGFKRRMDDHVTQYVESLST; translated from the coding sequence CTGCACGGTGCTTCCCCCGCAGTCGTCCGGGCGGCGATCCAGCGCGGCGATCCGCTCCCCGGTGCCCGTGGGTTCGCCGGCGAGGTCGACGGGATGCTCGTCCGGGACGTGCTCGGCCGGTATCCACTCTTTGTCGACGGCGAGTCCTGGGCGTTCGATCCGTCCGAACTCGCTGACCCGGAGCCGTTTCCGGCCGGCCACGTCCGAACGGCCCAGGGCCTCGAACGGTGGGGCGAGCTCCCCGATCCGTCAGTTGCCGAGCCGAGCGAGGGCGTCGCGGCCGTTCGCTCGGCGCTCGAGCGCGCCTTCTCGACGATCGATACCGATGGGCTCGCAATTGCTTTCTCCGGTGGCGTTGATTCGGCATTGCTTGCGGCTGCGCTTGAGGCCCCGCTGTACGTCGCCGGGTTTCCGGACAGCCACGACGTCGAGGCGGCCAAACGCGGCGCCGCGCTGCTCGATCGGGAACTCACGGTCGTCGAGTTGACCCACGAGGACCTCGAAGATGCCGTGCCCGAACTCGTGCGTGCGACCGGGCGGACGAACGCGATGGATATCCAGATCGCGCTGCCGCTGTATCTGGTCGCCGAGCGGGTCGCAGCCGACGGATTCGATCGACTGGCACTCGGACAGGGGGCCGACGAGCTGTTCGGCGGCTACGCGAAGGTGGCGAAAGCGCCCGAGGACCCACGGCTAGACAGCGATACCGTCCGCGGGGCGACCCACGAGGTGATCGAGACACTCCCCGACCAGCTCGAACGGGACGTGCTGGCCGTCCGAGCGGCCGGTGTCGAACCGGTCGCGCCGCTGTTGCACGACGCCGTCGTCGAGGCCGCGCTGGGGCTGCCGGGCGAATTACTCGTCGAGGGGGAGACCCGGAAAGTCGCGCTCCGGGAGGCGGCCTGGCGGTGGCTGCCCGAGGAGCTGGCGACGAAGGACAAAAAGGCCGTCCAGTACGGCAGTCTCGTCGCTCGCGAACTCGACCGGCTGGCCCGCCAGGCCGGGTTCAAGCGCCGAATGGACGACCACGTCACCCAGTACGTCGAGTCGCTCAGTACGTGA